CTGGCCGCCAGTAGCGAGGTGCCAAAACTCAGGCCCAGGGCAAAAATCCCCAGGCCGAAAAGCCCGAAGACGATAGAGGGGACCCCGGCCAGATTGGCAATGCTCAGATTGATCACCCGGGTGAGCCAGTTCTGCGGAGCGTATTCCGAGAGATAAATGGCGGCCATGACTCCTACCGGCAGGGCAAAAATGAGGGTGCCCAGCATCAGAAACAGCGTTCCCAGTATGGCCGGCCAGATGCCGCCTTCGAGGCCGCTCTTGCGGGGCATTTCACTCAGGAAATGCCAGCTGATCATCCCTGATCCGCTGATGACGATATGCAGGATGATGTATCCCGCTACGGCAAGCACCAAGAGCGTGCTCAGGGCAAGCAGGGCAAAGGCCAACCGCTCCTGAAGAAGGCGGGAAGAACCGGATAACAGTTTGCGAATAGCCGTCATCGGGAGAATTTCCTCCGCTGTCTTTCCAGCACCAGGTCGGCGATCAGGTTGATCATGAACGTCAGAATGAAAAGCACCATCCCTATGGCAAAGAGGGCGTGATACTGCAACCCGCCCTGGACGGAATTGTTGATCTCGGCAGCGATGGTGGCGGTCATCGGTCGCATAGGTTCCAGGGGAGACCCTGGAACGGAAAGTGCCCCTCCGGCCACCATGAGCACCGTCATCGTCTCGCCGATCGCCCGGCCGATCCCAAGCATGACAGCGGCGCTGATTCCGGAAAGAGCCGAAGGGATGATGACATGCCGGATGGTCTGCCATCTGGTGGACCCGAGGGCGTAAGAGGCCTTGCGGTATTCATCGGGGACTGCTGCCATCGCGTCCTCCGAGATGCTGATAATCAGGGGCAAGCTCATTACTGCCAACATAATTCCGGCCGTGACCCCTACAAGTCCAGTATTCAGGTTGAGAAAATCCTTGATGAAAGGCGCCAGCACCATCAGCCCGATAAAGCCGATGACCACCGAAGGAATGCCGGCCAGCAGTTCGATGACCGGTTTGGCTATTTCGCGGAGCCATTGAGGGGCCACTTCGGAGAGATAGGCAGCGCAGGCTATGCCTATGGGCACTGCCACAGCCGCGGCGATCAAGGTCACCCACAGCGTGGATACCAGCGACGGCATCAGCCCGAAGGTGGGCGGGTCCGACACCGGATACCACTTTGTGCCGGTGATGAACTTCCAGGGGTTGACGTCGGCGAAGAAGGGGAGGCCTTCCTTGAGCAGGAAAGCAAAAATGCCGACGAGGATAGCCACCGCTAGCAATCCGTTGAAGGCGATGAACCACTCAACGAGCCGCTCGCCGGGCCGGTGGCGGCGCCTGAGGCCGGCAGCCAGGGGCGTAACCCCGGCGCCAGCCTCGATCTTCTCTTGTGATCGGCGAAAAGAAGGTTTCATCGAATCAGTTTATGGTCACAAAGTCCAGTTCAGATACGATCTTCTGCCCCTCGGCTCCCATCGCCCAGTCTACAAATGCCTTGGTCGCCCCCTGAGGCTGGCCGTTGGTGTAGAAGAAGAGTGGACGGGCCACGGGATAGCTGCCGTCCTTGACAGTCTGAACGCTGGCGGAAACGGCAACATCGGTCTCTATCTTCTTGATAGCGAGCCCTTTCACTTTGTCGGTGACGTACCCCAGGCCAACATAGAAGATGGCATTGGAGTTGCTGGAGACCTCTTCGATGCCGGTCTTGGAGGAGGCCATCATCAGCACCTTGGAACCGTACTCCAGCTTCTTATCGGCGGTGGGCATTCCGGCCATCTGAACCACGTGCTCTTTGAAGAACACATGAGTTCCGGAGTTGGTGTCCCTGGAGAGGACCAGAATGGAGGCATCCTTGCCACCCACGTCCTTCCAGTTGGTGATCTTGCCGGTGTAGATATCGGAGAGCTGTTGGAAGTTCAGCTCGTTGACCGCATTGGACGGGTTGACCACCACTGAGAGGCCATCCAGCGCCACGATGAATTCCACCGGATTGACGCCGTTCTTCTGGGCATTGGCGGTTTCCTGGGCAGTCATCGAGCGGGAGGCCTGGCAGATATCGGTGGTCTTGTTGATCAGGGCAGCGATGCCGGTGCCGGAGCCGCCCCCGGTGACGGAGATGGAGACTTTGGAATGCTCATCCATGAAGCCCTCAGCCCAGCGGGCTCCCAGGTTGACCATGGTGTCGGAACCTTTGATATTGATGTTGCCGGACACCGTAGATTGAGTCCCCGTGGACGTTGATGTTTTGTTGTCATCACTGCTGCTGCAGGCCACCAGAAGCGTTGCCATGACGGTGATCAGTATCACACCCGCTAACACAGCCAAATAGTGTCTTTTGTGCATATAATCTCCTATATTCCTTTTTTGCTTAAGAAATAACCGCGCGGTTCTCTTCTGTTTGATTGATTTCACTGACCAGTTGCTCGACCCTGGCCTTGATCTGATCCCTTATCTGACGGACCTTCTCCAGCGGTTGCCCGGAGGGGTCTTCTAGTCCCCAATCTTCGGCAGGGACGAAAGAGGCCGGACAAGTGTCCTCGACGCCACACCCCATGGTCACCACCCGGTCTGCATGGTCGAAAAACCCCGGAGTCAATATCTTAGGCTTTTGGCCTCTCATATGGATTCCCACCTCTGCCATAGCTTCTCTCACCGTGGGATCGATATCAGATGCCGGTTGGGTACCGGCGGAGACGGCGAAGGCTTTTCCTTTAGCCATCCGGTTGAAGAAGGCTTCCCCCATTTGACTTCTCCCGGAGTTGCGAACGCAGATAAATAAGACCCTTTTCATCCAACTTCAGGGTAACACGCGGAGTTTAACGGAGGTTTAAGGAATTGTTAAGGGAATGTTAAATTTTGGGGAGGAATATAGGCGATTTGCGGATTAATGTCAGTACTTGCTTACAAAAAAGAAGAGCGTTGCATTGTGAGTTCATGGTTCGACAGGCTCACCACGAACGGAACACTTCTCCCCGTTCGCCCTGAGCCCTTCGGCTTGACTCAGGACAGGCTTGGCGAAGGGGCGAGAAAAAGGAGAAAGCGGCTTTGCCGCAGGGGGCGTTAGAGATGGCTTGCCTGGGGTAAACGGAAGCTGAAAATTGAACCCTTGCCTTCTGCGCTCTGAGCCCAGATCTCGCCGCCGTGGGCCTGGATGATGTGCTTGGCGATGGCCAGGCCGAGGCCGGTGCCGCCGCCGCTTCTGGCCTTATCCACCTTGTAGAAACGCTCAAAGATACGGGGCAGGTCCTGGGTGGAAATACCCGCTCCGGTATCGGACACCGAGACCATGATATCATTGCCTTCGGACCGGGCAGAGATATCGATCCTGCCGCCAGGGGGAGTGAATTTAATGGCATTGTGGAGCAGGTTGATCAGCACCTGCTCTATTCTATCCCTGTCTCCCAACGCCTGAGGCAAATTAGGGGCTATGTCAGCACTCAGGGTGAGTCCCGCCCGAACCGCCGGGGTTTCCATCCTTGCCGCCGCACTTCTGGTCACTTCGGCGATATCGAAAGGCCTCTTTTGAATCTGCATCTGGCCGCTCTCGATCCGTGATAACTCTCCCAGTTCTTGCACCATCTGAGCCAGCCGATCCACCTCGGTGTTCATCCTGGCCAGAAAATCTTTGGCCACGGCAGGATCATCGATTGCCCCGTCCTGCAGGGTTTCATTGAGGGCCTTGAGGGAGGCAATCGGCGTGCGCAGTTCGTGAGAGACATTGGCCACAAAATCGCGGCGCACTGCCTCCAGACGCCGGATTTCGGTGAGGTCATGGAGCAACAGGAGACAGCCGCCTTTATCCGGAAGCGGAGTGGCAATCGCTCCAATGAACTGCTTCCTCTGAGAGATTTCCACCATGCCGGTCTGCTGCTTCCCGGATTTGAGGCAGCGCTGGAGGAGATCGTTCAACTCATAGTCGCGGACCGCCTCGATGAAAGAGCGCCCCAGGACTCCTTCTTCCGTTATCCGGAGCATCTCCTGAGCAGCCTGGTTGATAATGGATATCCGGCTTTCACAGTTTACGAGGAAAATGCCGTCCCCCATGTTCGAAAGGATCAGCGCCATTCGGTCTCTCTCGGCGGTTAGAAGGCCGACCATTTCCTTGATTCGAGCCGCCATGTGGTTGAATGCCTTGGCCAACTCACCGACCTCATCGCTTGAGGTGATGGGAAGTTCCTGTTCGAATTCACCCTCGGCCATCTTGCCCGCCATGTGGGTCAGCTTTTTCACCGGATCGATGGTTATTTTCGATAGTTGCAATGCCAGCAGGATGCTCGCAACGGCGGCGATCAGGCTGCCCCAGATAATCGTCCGGTTGATGTGATCCAAGGATCTGTCGATTTCATTTAGTGGCAACGCCACCCGGGCAACTCCCACAGTCTCTCCGTTGATTATCACCGGTACAGCCACGTACATCATGTCGTAGCCCAGGGTTGTGCTGTGGCGAATGCTGCTCCCTTTGCCTTCAGCCAGTGCCTGTATAAGCTCCGGTCGGTTGCGGTGGTTTTCCATCACTGTCGGATCATCCAGCGAATCCCCCAGCACCGTTCCGTCTTTGGCAATGATGGTAATGCGGGCATCGATCTGCTTTCCCAACCGCTTGGCCAGGGTATCCAGATCGGCTGCGTTGCCATTGGTGAAGTCGAGGGACGCGCTATCTTTCACCAGAATCGCCTGACTGGCAAGCTGGTCTCTGAGATTGTCCTTGTAGTTTTCTCCGAAGAAGTGCGCCAGATAGGAGCTCAGCCCGGTAATGCAAATCAGGATGAGCACGGTAAAAGCCAGAGCAGTTCGCCACCGGATGCTGCCAAACATGTTCAGCCCTCGAACTTATAGCCTACCCCTCGAACAGTCAAGAGGTGGTTTGGGTGCGCCGGGTCCGTTTCGGTGCGTTCCCTCAGCCAGCGGATGTGCACGTCCACCGTGCGGGTATCGCCGGCATAATCATAACCCCAGACCTTTTCCAGCAGGTGATCGCGGGAAAATACCTGTCCTCGATGCTTCACCAGGAAGGCCAGCAAATCGAACTCCTTGGGCTTGAGTGAAACGGCTTTTCCGTTCACGCTGACTTCATGGCGGGAGAAATCGATGGTCAGATCGGCGGCTTGCAGGATGTTTTCTTCCTTGATTGACTGCGGCTGCATCATTTCCATGCGGCGCAGCATGGCCTTGATTCGAGCCAGCAATTCTCTCATGCTGAAGGGCTTGGTCATATAATCGTCGGCCCCCATCTCCAGGCCCACCAGCTTGTCCACCTCGTCGGCTCTGGCGGTGAGCATCAGTATGGGAACGGTCATATCCTTGCGGAGAATCCGGCAGAGCTCCAGTCCGTCCAGACCGGGGAGCATGATATCCAGCAATATGATATCGGGGGATTGGGTACGAGCCAATTCCAGCGCCACCAGGCCATCGGCAGCTGTGAGGGCCTCATAACCTTCCTTGACCAGGTTATAGGCAATGGCCTCCAGCAGGCTGGTTTCGTCTTCCACCACCAGGATTCGGGCCTTCCTCACTCTTCCTCCGCACGTGTTGGTTGCGGCTATTATAGTTCATCTTCGCAGGCTGAGCAACTTTGAGACCCCGAAGTTGGCAAAAAGCACCGTTCCACCGAGGAGGATAATGGTGGCCCCGGAAGCGACATCGAACTCGTAGGAGAGCCACAGTCCGCCGAAGGTGAAAACCATCCCGAAAAAGACGGAGAGCAGCATCATTTTGAAGAGATTGTGTGTGAATTGCCTTGCCAGGGCTGTGGGGATGGTCAACAACGCCACCACGAGGATGATGCCGACCACACGGATCAGGAGAACCACGGTCAGCGCGATCATGCATAGCAGCAGAAGATACAAGATGTTTACCGGTATGCCGATCACCGTGCCGAACTCCTCATCGAACGTGACCGCCAGAAATTCCTTATAGAGGGCGGCGACGATTCCGACGATAATCACATCCAGCGCCAGCATCAGGATCAAATCGGAGTCGGGGACTGTCAGGATGTTGCCGAAAAGATAGCTGAAAAGGTCCGGCGCATAACCCGGAGCCAGTCCGATAAACATGACCCCCAGCGCCATGCCCATTGTCAGCAGTATGCCGATGGCAGTGTCTTCGGCCAGCCGCGTCTTCCGGGTGATCATGCCGATCCCCAGAGCGGAGCCCACGGCAAAGATCAAGGCTCCGGTAACCGGGCTGAAGCCCAGCCAGTATCCCAGGCCGATGCCGCCGAAAGAGGCATGGGCAATGCCCTCGCTGATGAAGACGATCCGCTTGACAATAACGTAAGTCCCGATGATCCCGCAGGCCACAGAAGCCAGCAGTCCCGCCAGCACGGCATTCTGCATGAAGTCGTATTGAAGTGCATCGATCATTTTAGTGCTCTTTCAACACCCGATGGGGTATTTCTCCGTGGGCGATCATCTGCACCGGGCACTTGTAGGTAGCTTCCAGAACAGACGCCTCGATTTCCGGAGACCCGTGATGGAACAACTGCCGGTTGAGGCAGGCAATCTTATCGACATAGATCGATACGGCGCTGATATCGTGGGAGACCAGAACGATTGCCATTTTTCGCTTCAGTTTTTCCAGAATCTCATAGAACTCGGTCTGATGCGTCGCATCGACGCTGGCCGTGGGTTCATCCAGAAGCAGCATCTCAGGATCAGTTACCAGAGCGCGGGCAATGAAGACTCTCTGCTGTTCTCCGCCGGAGAGCTTCCCGATTTGCCGGTTGCGGTATTCCAGCATGTTCACTTCCCGCAAGGCTTGTTCCGCCTTGAGCCTGTCTGCCTCGCCATACCTCTTGAAAAGGCCCACATTGGCGAACCGGCCCATCAACACCACATCCCAGACGTTGATAGGAAATTCCCGGTCGAACAGATTGTGCTGGGGGACATATCCGATTCGGGAGCGGCTCTTTTGCGGAGGTTGCCCGAATGCGGTGATCGTCCCGTGAGTGGGCTTGGCCAAACCAAGGATCACCCTCAGCAGCGTGGTCTTCCCGCCGCCATTCGGCCCGATGATGCCGAGGAAATCATTCCGCTCGATGGAGAAGGAAATTCCCTCCAGCACAGGAACGTCATTGTACTGTACCCCTATGTTGTCGAGTTTGACGATCTCGTTGCCCATCATTTGCTTTTCAAATGGTGCAGGATTCCTCAATTCATGGCCTGAATCATTTCATCAGCCAGGGTTTGCATGTTCACAATGTAATCTCTGGCCAGGGGATCGACCATTATCACCTTCCCGCCGATTTCCTTGGCGATGACTTTGGCGCTCTGGGGATTGAACTGGGTCTCCGCAAAGATGACACGGATGTTATATTCTTTTGCCTGATCGATCAGACTGGCAAGACCGGATGCCGTCGGTTCCTTCCCCTCTTTCTGGATGGGAAGCATGGTCAGATTGTACTCGCTGGCAAAATATCCGAAAGCGGGATGATACACCATGAATATCCGGTTCGTCACTCCCGATAGCCCCTCCCGGATCTCCTGATCGAGCTGCGTCAGCTTCTGGAGATACGCATCGCGGTTTGCCTCATAGTAAGTCTGGTTTGCCGGGTCGATTTCCACCAGTCCGGCGCAGATGTTTTGAACCATGATTTTGGCGTTTACCGGCGACATCCAAATATGTGGGTCAATCCCATCGTCATGTTCATCCTCTCCGATCCCTTCGGCAAGAACAATTCCTTCAGAGCAATCGATAACTCCCATGTTCCGGTTCTGGGCGATGAGTTTGTTCAACCATGCCAGCTCGAACTCCACACCCGAGCCAACCTTGGCGTAGAGTCTGGCCTTGGACACCTTT
This DNA window, taken from Dehalococcoidia bacterium, encodes the following:
- a CDS encoding metal ABC transporter permease, translated to MIDALQYDFMQNAVLAGLLASVACGIIGTYVIVKRIVFISEGIAHASFGGIGLGYWLGFSPVTGALIFAVGSALGIGMITRKTRLAEDTAIGILLTMGMALGVMFIGLAPGYAPDLFSYLFGNILTVPDSDLILMLALDVIIVGIVAALYKEFLAVTFDEEFGTVIGIPVNILYLLLLCMIALTVVLLIRVVGIILVVALLTIPTALARQFTHNLFKMMLLSVFFGMVFTFGGLWLSYEFDVASGATIILLGGTVLFANFGVSKLLSLRR
- a CDS encoding ATP-binding protein gives rise to the protein MFGSIRWRTALAFTVLILICITGLSSYLAHFFGENYKDNLRDQLASQAILVKDSASLDFTNGNAADLDTLAKRLGKQIDARITIIAKDGTVLGDSLDDPTVMENHRNRPELIQALAEGKGSSIRHSTTLGYDMMYVAVPVIINGETVGVARVALPLNEIDRSLDHINRTIIWGSLIAAVASILLALQLSKITIDPVKKLTHMAGKMAEGEFEQELPITSSDEVGELAKAFNHMAARIKEMVGLLTAERDRMALILSNMGDGIFLVNCESRISIINQAAQEMLRITEEGVLGRSFIEAVRDYELNDLLQRCLKSGKQQTGMVEISQRKQFIGAIATPLPDKGGCLLLLHDLTEIRRLEAVRRDFVANVSHELRTPIASLKALNETLQDGAIDDPAVAKDFLARMNTEVDRLAQMVQELGELSRIESGQMQIQKRPFDIAEVTRSAAARMETPAVRAGLTLSADIAPNLPQALGDRDRIEQVLINLLHNAIKFTPPGGRIDISARSEGNDIMVSVSDTGAGISTQDLPRIFERFYKVDKARSGGGTGLGLAIAKHIIQAHGGEIWAQSAEGKGSIFSFRLPQASHL
- a CDS encoding response regulator transcription factor, with translation MRKARILVVEDETSLLEAIAYNLVKEGYEALTAADGLVALELARTQSPDIILLDIMLPGLDGLELCRILRKDMTVPILMLTARADEVDKLVGLEMGADDYMTKPFSMRELLARIKAMLRRMEMMQPQSIKEENILQAADLTIDFSRHEVSVNGKAVSLKPKEFDLLAFLVKHRGQVFSRDHLLEKVWGYDYAGDTRTVDVHIRWLRERTETDPAHPNHLLTVRGVGYKFEG
- the pstC gene encoding phosphate ABC transporter permease subunit PstC, coding for MKPSFRRSQEKIEAGAGVTPLAAGLRRRHRPGERLVEWFIAFNGLLAVAILVGIFAFLLKEGLPFFADVNPWKFITGTKWYPVSDPPTFGLMPSLVSTLWVTLIAAAVAVPIGIACAAYLSEVAPQWLREIAKPVIELLAGIPSVVIGFIGLMVLAPFIKDFLNLNTGLVGVTAGIMLAVMSLPLIISISEDAMAAVPDEYRKASYALGSTRWQTIRHVIIPSALSGISAAVMLGIGRAIGETMTVLMVAGGALSVPGSPLEPMRPMTATIAAEINNSVQGGLQYHALFAIGMVLFILTFMINLIADLVLERQRRKFSR
- the pstA gene encoding phosphate ABC transporter permease PstA; its protein translation is MTAIRKLLSGSSRLLQERLAFALLALSTLLVLAVAGYIILHIVISGSGMISWHFLSEMPRKSGLEGGIWPAILGTLFLMLGTLIFALPVGVMAAIYLSEYAPQNWLTRVINLSIANLAGVPSIVFGLFGLGIFALGLSFGTSLLAASLTLACQALAMVITSSREALIAVPKDYREASLALGVTKLQTIREVVVPQALPGIITGMLLSLSRAAGETAPILMVGATFFQTWLPRSPMDQFSALPYHLYVTSTQVPDMPQKTMWGIALVLLMVVLFFNSAAIYIRWRVRRGRER
- a CDS encoding arsenate reductase ArsC, which gives rise to MKRVLFICVRNSGRSQMGEAFFNRMAKGKAFAVSAGTQPASDIDPTVREAMAEVGIHMRGQKPKILTPGFFDHADRVVTMGCGVEDTCPASFVPAEDWGLEDPSGQPLEKVRQIRDQIKARVEQLVSEINQTEENRAVIS
- a CDS encoding ABC transporter ATP-binding protein, with the translated sequence MGNEIVKLDNIGVQYNDVPVLEGISFSIERNDFLGIIGPNGGGKTTLLRVILGLAKPTHGTITAFGQPPQKSRSRIGYVPQHNLFDREFPINVWDVVLMGRFANVGLFKRYGEADRLKAEQALREVNMLEYRNRQIGKLSGGEQQRVFIARALVTDPEMLLLDEPTASVDATHQTEFYEILEKLKRKMAIVLVSHDISAVSIYVDKIACLNRQLFHHGSPEIEASVLEATYKCPVQMIAHGEIPHRVLKEH
- a CDS encoding zinc ABC transporter substrate-binding protein, with the translated sequence MKRPRLILPVVILLVIAAAVSVSACGEKSANDGRIGMIVSVLPQAEFAETVGGDKVNVTVMVPPGADPHTYELTPSQMRKVSKARLYAKVGSGVEFELAWLNKLIAQNRNMGVIDCSEGIVLAEGIGEDEHDDGIDPHIWMSPVNAKIMVQNICAGLVEIDPANQTYYEANRDAYLQKLTQLDQEIREGLSGVTNRIFMVYHPAFGYFASEYNLTMLPIQKEGKEPTASGLASLIDQAKEYNIRVIFAETQFNPQSAKVIAKEIGGKVIMVDPLARDYIVNMQTLADEMIQAMN
- a CDS encoding phosphate ABC transporter substrate-binding protein, whose protein sequence is MHKRHYLAVLAGVILITVMATLLVACSSSDDNKTSTSTGTQSTVSGNINIKGSDTMVNLGARWAEGFMDEHSKVSISVTGGGSGTGIAALINKTTDICQASRSMTAQETANAQKNGVNPVEFIVALDGLSVVVNPSNAVNELNFQQLSDIYTGKITNWKDVGGKDASILVLSRDTNSGTHVFFKEHVVQMAGMPTADKKLEYGSKVLMMASSKTGIEEVSSNSNAIFYVGLGYVTDKVKGLAIKKIETDVAVSASVQTVKDGSYPVARPLFFYTNGQPQGATKAFVDWAMGAEGQKIVSELDFVTIN